A region from the Acyrthosiphon pisum isolate AL4f chromosome A1, pea_aphid_22Mar2018_4r6ur, whole genome shotgun sequence genome encodes:
- the LOC100570621 gene encoding chymotrypsin-2-like isoform X2, with the protein MYIELHNKTSKNYTSCTGTLVKKLFVLTAGHCCFNFSATEIQICQGSPLVRKRADYHKVVKIYIHKEFKMSNLINDICVLKLEKGAFPNIKKFSKIGGSPKDFRNGNKLNCTLIGFGLTGNKKRNGDTGYTMTNDIIHDETTCINGIESLWHQRLCVVPFGKSKPCQGDSGGPMICNNLQYGVCSHGYPLIGLNQDCNYNATQSVYMFINYYEKWLKEIMGSKKKKKRSSGNLLKPHHYLLHIILTVLLCNILTFILN; encoded by the exons ATGTATATTGAACTACACAATAAAACTTCCAAAAACTATACAAGTTGCACAGGcacattagtaaaaaaattgtttgtattgacAGCTGGTCACTGTTGTTTTAACTTCAGTGCAACTGAAATTCAA ATATGTCAAGGATCACCTTTAGTTCGTAAACGTGCAGACTATCATAAAGTTGTCAAAATCTACATACacaaagaatttaaaatgtcaaatttgATTAATGACATATGTGTGTTGaaa ttagaAAAAGGAGCATTCCCGAATATCAAGAAATTTTCGAAAATTGGTGGATCTCCTAAAGATTTTAGAAATGGTAACAAGTTGAATTGTACATTGATTGGATTTGGTTTGACTggaaacaaaaaacgaaatggTGACACAGGATATACAATGACCAATGATATCATACATGATGAAACTACTTGTATAAACGGAATTG AATCGTTATGGCATCAACGGTTATGTGTAGTGCCGTTCGGTAAGTCAAAGCCTTGTCAAGGCGACAGTGGAGGTCCGATgatttgcaacaatttgcaaTATGGAGTATGCAGTCATGGGTATCCCTTAATCGGATTGAACCAAGACTGTAACTATAATGCCACACAGTCGGTTTAtatgttcattaattattatgaaaaatggtTAAAGGAGATAAtgggatcaaaaaaaaaaaaaaaacgaagttCTGGGAATTTGCTTAAGCCACATCATtacttattgcatattatattaacagtattattgtgtaatatcttgacttttattttaaattaa
- the LOC100570621 gene encoding mast cell protease 2-like isoform X1, giving the protein MNCSIILLLLIIVALIEHNSTFYFHNGLVYNGEKLNSTEYPFVMYIELHNKTSKNYTSCTGTLVKKLFVLTAGHCCFNFSATEIQICQGSPLVRKRADYHKVVKIYIHKEFKMSNLINDICVLKLEKGAFPNIKKFSKIGGSPKDFRNGNKLNCTLIGFGLTGNKKRNGDTGYTMTNDIIHDETTCINGIESLWHQRLCVVPFGKSKPCQGDSGGPMICNNLQYGVCSHGYPLIGLNQDCNYNATQSVYMFINYYEKWLKEIMGSKKKKKRSSGNLLKPHHYLLHIILTVLLCNILTFILN; this is encoded by the exons ATGAATtgctcaataattttattattgttgattatagTGGCATTAATTGAACATAACTCAACTTTTTACTTCCATAATGGACTTGTATACAATGGCGAAAAATTAAATTCCACAGAGTATCCATTCGTAATGTATATTGAACTACACAATAAAACTTCCAAAAACTATACAAGTTGCACAGGcacattagtaaaaaaattgtttgtattgacAGCTGGTCACTGTTGTTTTAACTTCAGTGCAACTGAAATTCAA ATATGTCAAGGATCACCTTTAGTTCGTAAACGTGCAGACTATCATAAAGTTGTCAAAATCTACATACacaaagaatttaaaatgtcaaatttgATTAATGACATATGTGTGTTGaaa ttagaAAAAGGAGCATTCCCGAATATCAAGAAATTTTCGAAAATTGGTGGATCTCCTAAAGATTTTAGAAATGGTAACAAGTTGAATTGTACATTGATTGGATTTGGTTTGACTggaaacaaaaaacgaaatggTGACACAGGATATACAATGACCAATGATATCATACATGATGAAACTACTTGTATAAACGGAATTG AATCGTTATGGCATCAACGGTTATGTGTAGTGCCGTTCGGTAAGTCAAAGCCTTGTCAAGGCGACAGTGGAGGTCCGATgatttgcaacaatttgcaaTATGGAGTATGCAGTCATGGGTATCCCTTAATCGGATTGAACCAAGACTGTAACTATAATGCCACACAGTCGGTTTAtatgttcattaattattatgaaaaatggtTAAAGGAGATAAtgggatcaaaaaaaaaaaaaaaacgaagttCTGGGAATTTGCTTAAGCCACATCATtacttattgcatattatattaacagtattattgtgtaatatcttgacttttattttaaattaa